The uncultured Methanobrevibacter sp. DNA window TAGGCGTGCTGATGGTCTTCGTGTTAAATTTGAAGATAATGCTGCAGTTATTATTACTCCTGAAGGAATTTTAAAAGGATCTGAAATTAGAGGTCCTGTTGCTAAAGAAGCAGCTGACAGATGGCCTAGTGTTGGTAGTGCAGCAAGTATTTTAGTATAAGGTGAAAAAATGTCAAAACAAAGATCAGGAGACAAAGTTAGAGTTCTTCGTGGAGATTTCGCAGGACATGAAGGAGAAGTCCTCACTGTAGATTATGGTTCATACAAAGTAACAATCGATGAAGTTACTTTATCAAAACCTGACGGAACTGCTACATTTCTCCCAGTAGATCCATCTAACTTAGTAATTATTGATGCAGATTTAAAAGATGATAGAAGAATAAAAAATAAAGGAGATAATTAATATGGCTAAAATGGGATCTAGAAAACATCTTAAAAGATATAAAGCACCAAAATCCTGGCCTATTCATCCTAAAGAAGATACCTGGACTGTAAAACCTTCTGCAGGTTCACATTCCATAAACAGTTCTATTCCATTAACTTTAGTTATCAGAGATGTTTTAAAATTAGCAGATAATTCTAGAGAAGCTAAAAGGATTATTAACTCTGGTAATGTTTTAGTTGACGGAAGAGTTGTCAAAGATTACAAATTCCCAGTAGGTTTCATGGATGTTATTGAAATTCCAAAAACTGGTGAATCTTACAGAGTTCTTTTAGATAGAAAAGGCAGATTACAATTAGACTTAATTGATGATAGTAGTGCTAAATTATCCAAAATCGTTAACAAATCCACCATTAAAGGAGGAAAAACTCAATTAAACCTTCATGATGGTAAAAATGTTATTATTGATGAAGATGCATACTCCGTTGGAGATGTTATTTCATTAAAAGTACCTGAACAAGAAATTGCTGAAGTTTATCCTTTACAAGAAGGAGCTACTGTTCTTGTTACTGGTGGTAAACACACTGGTGAATTAGGTACTGTAAGTGAAATTATTGAAAATAAATCATCCAATCCAAATACTATTATTATCGAAAATAGTTCTAAAGATGAATTTTTAACTTTAAAAGATTATGCGTTTGTTGTTGGTAACGATGCACCATCAATCTCTTTATTGGAGGTTAATAAATGAACCCAATGAATGAAGTACGTGTCGAAAAAGCTACAGTAAGTATTGGTGTTGGTGAAGCAGGTGAAAAATTATCCCGTGCAATCACTCTTTTAGAAGAAATGTTTGACCAAACTCCTGTAAAAACTTTCTCTAAAGTAACTAACCCTGAATGGGGAATTAGGAAAAAACAACCAATCGCATGTAAATTAACTTTACGTGGTGAAAAAGCAGACAAAGCTATCGACATGGTTTTAGAAGGTATTAGTAGAAATATCAAACCTACTCAATTTGATGCACAAGGTAATCTTTCTTTTGGTATCAGAGAACACATTGATATTCCTGGAATGAGATATAATCCGGATATTGGTATCTTTGGTATGAACGTTTCTGTTACTTTTGAAAAACCAGGTTACAGAATATCTAGAAGAAAAATACAACAAAAGAAAGTTCCACAAAAACATAGAATTTCTAAAGAAGAAACTATGAAATTTATGGAAGAAAACTTTAATGTTAATTATGTAACTGAATAGGTGATTATTTTGCCAAGAAAATACGGAAAAGCTTCAAAAAAATGTAGTCGTTGCGGAGACCACTCTGCTATGGTTAGCAGATATGGATTAAATTTATGCAGACAATGTTTTAGGGAAATTGCTCCTAAAATAGGATTTAAAAAATATAATTAGAGGTTTTAAATATGAGTCTTATGGATCCTCTTGCTGATGCTTTAACTAATATCAGAAATAACGAATTACAAGTAAACGATTCTTGTGTTATTTCTCCTGCTTCCAAATTAATTGGACAAGTTTTAAGCACTATGCAAAAAGAGAATTATATTGGTAATTTTGAATATATTGATGACAACAGGGCAGGTAAATTCACTGTTGAATTATTAGGTAACATTAACAAATGTGGTGTTATCAAACCTCGTCACGCTGTTAAAAAAGATGAATTTGAGAAATTTGAAAAAAGATATTTGCCAGCAAAAAACTTCGTCACAACTCCTCAAGGAATTATGACTCACAATGAGGCAAAAGAAAAAGGAATTGGCGGACGTTTGTTGG harbors:
- a CDS encoding 30S ribosomal protein S4e, producing the protein MAKMGSRKHLKRYKAPKSWPIHPKEDTWTVKPSAGSHSINSSIPLTLVIRDVLKLADNSREAKRIINSGNVLVDGRVVKDYKFPVGFMDVIEIPKTGESYRVLLDRKGRLQLDLIDDSSAKLSKIVNKSTIKGGKTQLNLHDGKNVIIDEDAYSVGDVISLKVPEQEIAEVYPLQEGATVLVTGGKHTGELGTVSEIIENKSSNPNTIIIENSSKDEFLTLKDYAFVVGNDAPSISLLEVNK
- a CDS encoding 50S ribosomal protein L5 produces the protein MNPMNEVRVEKATVSIGVGEAGEKLSRAITLLEEMFDQTPVKTFSKVTNPEWGIRKKQPIACKLTLRGEKADKAIDMVLEGISRNIKPTQFDAQGNLSFGIREHIDIPGMRYNPDIGIFGMNVSVTFEKPGYRISRRKIQQKKVPQKHRISKEETMKFMEENFNVNYVTE
- a CDS encoding 30S ribosomal protein S14, translated to MIILPRKYGKASKKCSRCGDHSAMVSRYGLNLCRQCFREIAPKIGFKKYN
- a CDS encoding 30S ribosomal protein S8: MSLMDPLADALTNIRNNELQVNDSCVISPASKLIGQVLSTMQKENYIGNFEYIDDNRAGKFTVELLGNINKCGVIKPRHAVKKDEFEKFEKRYLPAKNFVTTPQGIMTHNEAKEKGIGGRLLAYMY